The sequence CTGGGCCGCCTCTTTGGTGATTTCTTCCACCGGGTCTCCTGTTTTGACCATTATGCGGTCTTTCGACAGAGGGCAAGCCGGCATTTCCCGGATCACCGTTTCCGATGTGGTGCGGATACGTTCCTCAAGAATCTTTTTAGCAGTTTCAATTGCATCGCGGTTGAACTCCTCCTGTTTTTCAGGATCCTTTATGTTAAAGCCTGCGCCTGCGGAAAATTCTGCTAAAAGATCCGGGACCACATGGATGGCCCATACCTTTGCGTTGAATTTGTTACCGATGGTACAAGCATAGCGGGCCGCATATTTTGCCGTAGGGGTGATGTCCGTGGCAAAAAGGATTTTTTTAATGTCTACGACCATGGACTCATGGGAATCCTCCTGGGTGTCAGGGACAGGCTTCGCCGCTTTGGCAGGCGCTGTTTTCGGCGGCTGTCTGTCGCCCAAGGAAGCCGGTCCAAATATTTTATCCGTCAGTTTGACATACCAGGCCGCAGACTGGACCTGGATGATATAAGCCACAGCCACAACCAGAGCCGCCGAAGCCCCTTCTTTGCCGAATGCGTTTATGGCAATGGCTAGGGCAATGGACAGGTTACGCATTACAGAGCCGTACACAAGTGCAATGGCATCACCCCTGGACAAAAACCGTTTACCCACAAAGCTGCTGAAGATGAAGTTGAATCCATAAATGAGCACCAAGGGAATAAGGATGTAAGCTAACATGGCCGGGGCTGCGGAAATGGCCCTGGCCTTAAGCGCCATGGCAATGAACACGATGCCCACAACACCCAGGGTGGACAGCGGCGGAAATTTGGGTGCCACTGATGTCTTAAATCCTTTTTCCCCATGTTTTTTTACCAGGGCTCTGCGGGTCAGATAACCGGCTGCCATGGGAATGAAGACAATGACCACGATCTGTTGGAAAATAGCTGCCATGTCAATTTCAATGCTTGTGCCCATGAGCATACGGACATATAGCGGTGTGGCAATGGAGCCCAGGGTCAGCCCGATTACCGTCATTTTTACGGCAGCCGCGAGGTTGCCCTTTGCAAATCCGGTCCAGGAGATGGTCATGCCCGAAGTGGGTACCAGCCCTGCCAGAAGCAACCCTAGGGCCATGTAGGGCTGGTTTTTAAAAAAGATCAGACCCATAAAA comes from uncultured Desulfobacter sp. and encodes:
- a CDS encoding universal stress protein, encoding MMWTLLRNMSKNLTLAIPAMMLAGFIFGIFMDAAFLKTLIIPFTFLMVYPMMVTLNIQKVFEGGDVKAQVLTQAINFGVVPFLAYFMGLIFFKNQPYMALGLLLAGLVPTSGMTISWTGFAKGNLAAAVKMTVIGLTLGSIATPLYVRMLMGTSIEIDMAAIFQQIVVIVFIPMAAGYLTRRALVKKHGEKGFKTSVAPKFPPLSTLGVVGIVFIAMALKARAISAAPAMLAYILIPLVLIYGFNFIFSSFVGKRFLSRGDAIALVYGSVMRNLSIALAIAINAFGKEGASAALVVAVAYIIQVQSAAWYVKLTDKIFGPASLGDRQPPKTAPAKAAKPVPDTQEDSHESMVVDIKKILFATDITPTAKYAARYACTIGNKFNAKVWAIHVVPDLLAEFSAGAGFNIKDPEKQEEFNRDAIETAKKILEERIRTTSETVIREMPACPLSKDRIMVKTGDPVEEITKEAAQGNFDLIIMGTHGDQGIEDILLGSTAQGVIHASNVPVLVAHPS